CCTTTTcacctaacaaaacaaaaatgggcaGAGACACAGCCTTGTACAGTTGGCTCTGAGAGCCACTTCTGGGGGCGCTGGTCTGGGCCTGGTGGGGAGAGGATGCAGAGGACCAGCCATGGCCCAGGAGAGGGCAGCTGTGAGAAGGGGAAGCGGGGCTCCCCTGAGGAGTGAGTATACAAGGAATAAGGGGATGAGAGGACCAGGGGATGAGACAGTACTATGCTGGGCAGCAAGGGGGAGCCAGACCGATGAGGGATGGAGTCTGGCTTCATGGAAGCCAGGTCTGGCCCAGCCCTGTTGCTGAGGAAGCTGCCCTGTTTTCTCCCTGAAACAGCTCCCCAGAGCCTCAGTCCACCCAGGTCCGAACTGGAAGGAGCCTCATCTGTCTACCAACTCTGAGTACCTGGGATTAGAGGTAAAGTCTCCCAGATCCCCTCCTACAAGGAGGCTGGCACAGCACTCTGAGTGTTAAGAGAGGAGAGGACCAGTGCCTGAACCTCACTGGAGAGCCCTAAATTAGGTTCCTGATGGGGGCAGGGCTCACCTGACCAGCTCTGTCCTCCTTACTGACTGGCTTCTGTCCTTGCTTGGCTGCCCTAACTTACCCTCTTCCACACAGGCAGTGCAGGTGACCACTGAGGTTAGTAGCGTCTTGAGAAATGTGGAGGAtggtggccctgggctgggcacccaggCGATATGGGACATCTCCAGGATTAGAGGTAGGGTGGTAACAGCTCTACTGAGGGGAATTGGTCCCAGCCCATCAGCCCTGCTCTGCCTAGTGTGAAGATACACAAGGAAGGGAGTAAAACATGACCTGAGCCCGAAGGCAGGGGACACCTGCAGTAGGAGCCACAGGAGGCCATGTGCTTGGTCTCAGTGAGCATGGCTCTCTAAGGACTGCCACACAGCAGCAGCCCCTTGTCACATATCAGTGCCTACTGGCAGTCGGGGAGGTGGGAGTGTAGTTCACTTCCGGGTTTTTCCTCCAGATTCAGAAGCCTCAAAGATGTCTCATGACCCACCCCCTCCTTATCCTGGAGGCCCCACAGCCCCGCTTCTGGAGGAGAAAAGTGGAGCCCCGCAAACCCCAGGTAGGGTTCCGTGCTCTTGAGTTTGTGTGATCCTGGCCCTGTCCCTTTGCCCACTGCTGAAGTTTCTCATGGAAGAGCCCTTCTACCAACAGTGCAGCTGGTGCCCTCTGAGCTtcctctccctgcttttctctgtcCAGGCCGAACCTCCCCAGCCGTGATGCAGCCCCCACCAGGCATGTCGCTGCCTCCTGCAGACATTGGCCCCCCACCATATGAGCCACCAGGTCACCCAGTGCCCCAGCCCGGCTTTATCCCTCCACATGTGAATGCAGATGGCGCTTACATGCCTCCAGGTAAGTTGGGAAGGGATTCACAGGGGAGCTCAGGGGTCTGCCCAGCCCAGCGGGGCTGCTATCCAGCCTTTGCTGCAGGCAGGCTGGTGTTCTGTGGTGTTTactgctggggcagggggacatGGGAAGGTATCACAGAGCCAGGTGCTACTGTGAAAGCACTGTGGACGAGCCAGAGGAGCCTAGGGCCCTGCCAGGAGGAGGGATGACGTGTGGGAAGACTCTTCAGGGAACCATGGCAGGTGCTATGGACTCTTGGGTGGTATAGAGGCCACTTCCTGCCAGAGACTTGAGTCCATGGTGGAGGCCTGGTCTCCTGTTCACCTAGCAGCTCTTCAGAGGGACTGCTTAGGCCAGTGAATGGCCCAGGGCTCCTGCACAGCTGTCCCCAGGCCAGGTGGGCCAAGTGGCACTGCAGTGCAGGACCTGACACTGGTGGGGAGAGCCCTGCATGCACGAGGGACTGCTGAGCAGCGAGGCTTTCCTTCCCATGGCTGAGGTCCTTGAGCACAGCACCCAGTCCTCAGAGGCAAGGGAGTAAACATATCGAGCTGacacagaggggaagtgggggcctTCTTCTCAGCTCTCTGCCATGTCTGGCTAGGTAAAGTATCTTCTCTGTTTTGGTCCCCACAGGGCAGGGACCAGGAAGGGCTAGGAGAAGGTGGATCGTTACCTTGACCCTGGGCCTGGTCCCCAACGCCTCTACTATGTCCTGGGTGCTGGGGGCCTTGGGGCTTTGTGCTCACCTCTCACGTGGAACAGGTGACAAATCAGTGACCTGTCTGCTCTGTCTTCTGTGCCGTTCCAGGTTTCTACCCTCCTCCAGGCCCCCTTCCACCCATGGGCTACTACCAGCCGGGGCCCTACCCACCAGGGTCCTACCCTGGCCCTGGGGGTCACACAGCCACAGTCCTGGTCCCTTCAGGGGCTGCCACCACGGTCACAGTGCTGCAGGGAGAGATCTTTGAGGGCGCACCCGTGCAGACAGTGTGTCCCCATTGCCAGCAGGCCATCACCACCAAGATCTCCTATGAAATTGGCCTGATGAACTTCGTGCTGGGCTTCTTTTGCTGCTTCATGGGGTAGGTGGTGTCTCGGTGCTTGGGGAGGCGGGCAGTGGGAGTTACACCTGCCCACCACCCAGCTGGAGTAGGTCTGGTGCCCTTGGCGTCTTCTCTTCAGGCCTCCCAATCTCTGATTCAGGTGTGACCTGGGCTGCTGCTTGATCCCGTGCCTCATCAACGACTTCAAGGATGTGACACACACATGCCCCAGTTGCAAAGCCTACATCTACACATACAAGCGCCTGTGCTAACGGAGCTGGACTGGATCCCACTGTCAGTCTGGCCCCCTGTGCTTTGCTCCCCACGCTCAGTGACTTACGTCCCCAGTCCCACTTGGGGGTGGAAGCTGTTTTACCGCTCCCCTAGAAGTCTTGTCCTCTTTGCCTTGCCCTTCCCTGAGCATCTGACTCTTACGGCAACAGTTCTGTTGGATTTAAGGCCAAGGGTCAGCGAGTGGCAGGGAGCTGGCACTGAGCGTGTGTGTTGCTggtttgctttaagaagataaaCTAGGAAGGGCCTCCCTGCTGGGGTCTCACTCCTCCATTTTTGTATGAGGTACAGATTTGGTCCTGATTATCCTTGGGACCAAAACCAGCTAGAGCAATGGCTATTTTCCAGACCTGGCCCTACAATGGGACTGCTCCTGTAGCTAGGTTCTGATTTGTTGGGCTGGAAGTAGGGATGTGAGTCCAAATAGACAGGGTCATACGgccagggcttatttctgggttgCTAGAGGTAGGCATGATGGGCAGCAGCAATGAGACTGGCCCTCAGAATTCTCAGGAACTCAACACCTTGTCCAAGTGCCCAGGAGCCACCTGGAATAAGAGGTCAGGCACAGCTGAAGTTCATGGGATAAGTCACCAAGGGACTTGCCTCTGGCACTTGCCCAGCTCCCTTTCTGGCTGTGCCTCTATGATTATCTTTACGGGGGCCAAAAGGAATGCCCAGCTAGGACCAGAGATGGCAGATAGGGCCCCTCCCTGTGGGTACACTGAAGATTTACAGTGGTCTCTCTGTGGATCCCCTCTAGTGAACACTGGGCCCTTCACCCAGGCTGACTCAGTTGCTGTTTTTGCTCCAGGCACTACAGCAGGAGCAACTGTAGCACTGGATTGGGGACCAGGAAGGAGCAGCAGCCACAAGTGGCAGAAGTACCCTGGTGGATGCTAATCCTGCCGTGGGCCTGAGGCCATGCTGTCTATTTTCTGAATGGTTTGTCTGTGAACTTGCTCCTATGGACCGCTGTACCCTGCTGCCACCCCTCTCTCCTGGTCTCACACTGCCACTGCATGGCCTTCTGTCACTGTGAATTGTGGTCAGTCTGTTTGTAGATTCTCATTAAATTGGTCCTTTCACTCCCTGCCTTGGGTCTGTGCTCTCTTGCCTGGCTTCCTTCTTTTGCAAGGGAAAGAGGGTGGAGCTACAGGTAGtctgaggggaggggcctggggggtcAAGTCGTCAGGGTCTCAGTGCTTACGCTATACTGACTGCCCATGAATGACACTGGCACTTAAGTACCTAATTAAACCAAGCCAGAGTTAGTGTGGACAAGCCTTGGCATTCCAGCAATGGCTGGGCCAGGGCATGTGTTGGCTACCTTACTGATACTGGTTTTACCCACCTCTACACCACAGCATTGGCCCAAGAGAGCTGGAGGCTGGAGCAGCCCAGCTCAAGCTCAAGCTCAGGGTCATCCTACCCAGGAAATAGGTAGCTTTGTTCCCTTACATAAGACAGAGGCAATGGGGCTAAGGCTTCTGGGGGAGGTGGGACAGTTAGTCTGGGCCCCAGGTTTTAGACCAGCTCTGTCCCTACCTTCATCTGAACTGTGGAAGTAGGTAGGTTTGGTCAGAAGTTTAAAATAGAAGCTTCCCCACCATTTAACTCTTTGTGAATAGTATGTTCGCAGATCCTCAATATATAAAACAAGTAATAGATtcctattaataaaaatatttaagttcatATTTCTATTTAAGACAATCAACTGTTATATAATGTGGGTACATGGcttttaatgattatttataaGGTAACCCACCAACAGTCTTgggaggacaggaggaggggctgTCAGGCACCAGCGAGGACAACATCCATGCCAAGAAGGAGGAAACAGCTTTCGAAGAGTCCACTTTTTATTGAATGCTGTAGCATGACACAAGTCAGAAAAGGAGCAAGGCCATGGCTGGAAACATCCTTTTTGGGGGTTTCTGCTGAAGAGGGATGAGGACTGGCTCCCAGGGCTTCTGTTCCCCCACTTCACCCCCAGGAGAGCCCTGCAGGAGAGCCCTGCAGTAGAGCAGGAGCATCTGGGGGCCCCCCTCTCTTCCACAGAGCTACAGCAGACTGGTCTGGGCCTGACTGGCTATCCTCCCAGCAAGGGAAAGATACCCACCTAAATGCTGACACAACAGAAAAGGAGCAAACCTCAGGTGAGAGGTGCAGGCACCCAGAAGCACAGCTGGTTCCACAGGTCCAAGCCAGTCCACTGAGCGGCACTAGCTGTTCCCAATGCTATAacctgcaggctgcagggagggtaGGCCTGCACCCAGCTCAGCATCTGGCCCAGAGAGGACACTAACAGGCAGAGGCTTTAGTGTCTGGCTTTTATTGGATGTTTTTCTCAAATCCAGCATATTTTTTAGTTCACCTGAGGTGGTGGTTTTGTcacaggtggaggtggaggcaggCCAGCAGTCACTCAGGAGGAGGGCGCCAACATGTTATGATGGTCTCTCACATGTAGTACCAGGCCAAGAGGCCAGCAACCAGAGCCACACTAGTGGCCAGAATGAGCTGGAGGCTAGGATTGCTCAGCACAGCCAGGGCTGTTCGGAAGGGACAGCTGCTACCCTCCAGGGCACCTGTGTGGCAGCACCAACAGGGAACATGGCATCAGTGGGAATGTTGACACACCTATGCTGAAAGTTTTAGTTTTGTGGCAGACAAGACCTACCTCCGTCTTGTGTAGCAGCATAATAGGGGCATTTACGCACATCTCCTTTCCCATTGTGCACGGGGAGCCCATCCGCCAGGGTGTCTTTGGCCAGCAAGGAGCCAGCCTGGTCCAGTTCATTGAATATCTGTAGGAGCAGAGAATCAGCACCATTACTGGACTGCATACACTGCTTTCAAAGAAATCTCTCCTGCACAGAGGGAACTACAGCAGGTAAGGCGTGCTCATGAGTACAAACCAGCAAAGCAGCAGCTCCACTCAGGAACAGCCACACTGACCTGGCGCTTCTCCCTAGCACAAGCTCTGGGAAATAGGCCCATGCCTGTGCTGTCCCACACCCCATGGCTGCTGACCATGGTGGATCATTCCTGGGCACTGACCACACACAGCTCACGAGAGAAACTATCAGGAAAGAGACATAAGAGCAAAAGTGCTGACCCAAAACACTCTTGTGAGTACTGGTACTTGCCCAATTCCAGCCACTGGGTATTTTTTAgcaaaaaacagtagaaaaaggAACAGGGAAGAATGAAGCCCCAGAAGTGGTGACCCATCCTGAGTGTACCCTGGAGACCTGCTGTCAGATTAGAGGGCTAACGGGCCTGTGGTCAGGCTGGCACTTCACTCCCTCACCCCTCCAGGGCCACTTTACTGGTGCCCAGTAAAGAAATCAGCCTTCCCAGCCTCTGGACCATCTAAAGGGACTTGTAAACTGATTTATGGTCCtcattctcctcccttctctccttgaACATACCAAGCAAGATTTTTCATAGCAACCCATGCTAAAAAGGAAGAACTCCATTCCTCAAAACCATAATCCTGTagtgagaaggaaggagacaacCCCATTCTCCCCAAGCCCACTTCATGGTAAGGCCTTAACCTTCCCAAAATATTACACAAAGGCAGTCCATCAAGTAAGGTGGAGCCATCACTAGACTCCTGCTTTCTATGGCCTGTTTGGTCCCTCAACTTCCTCTCAAGCCAGCTGCAGTGCATCTGTCCTAATGCACCAAAGCCTATTTAAGCAGCTCTGATGAGCTCACACTGAGGCCccttcccacccagcccccagcagtACCTGCATGTTGTACTCGAAGGCCTTGTTGGCCTCCTCCACGattttctctttggtttccaGGTTCAGGTCCAGAGCATTCATCCTGGCCCTGTAGAACTGCTTGAACTGCTGTGCATTGTCCACATTCTCAAACAGGTAGAACTGGGTCCCCTCCCCTGTGCTGGGGAGCTTCAGGGCCCGTTGGGCTACCTTCTTGAGCACCTGGCCCCCCGAAAGGTCCCCCATGTAGCGGGTGTAGGCATGGGCCACCAGCAGCTCTGGCTCATTCTGCCCCACATAGTGGATCCGCTCCACATATTTGTGGGTGGCCTCAGAGCACTGCACCTGCTCCTGCCAGTCCTCACCAAAGAAATACTTTATGTCTTTAGTCAGCGCCTCCTTCCGGTGCAGCTCCATGGGGAAGTACAAGGGAGCAAAGGCTGGATGGTCCTTGTTACGGTCCATTTCCTCCTCAAGGGCTGAGTATGTGAAGTAAAGTGCAGTAGTGGCCAGCTATTGAGGGTGACAGGGACAAACCATGGAAAGAAAGGGCTGTGGGTCCTGGCGTGTATGTGGCTCCTGAGCCTACCACCAACTGCATAGGAGCAGCCGGAGACAAAGGCTTGGATAGCAACTCCTGTTCAAATCCCCAAAGGCCCATTTTTATAGAGAATTATTTCACACACCCAGCAAACTGTTATGTTTCTTAAAGGAATGACATGAACTCTTTGGAACATGGATACTTTTGCTTTCTTTACATCACTTTCGTAACCCACTTAAGCCATGAAAACTATGGGCTGACATCAGAAGAAGAGTGGAATGTAAGAAAGCCTCACTTGCCCCTTGGAGCAACTCCAGGGGGACCTTCCTCATGGGACTAAGCCCCCCCAACCTGACCCCATCATCCATGACTGAGGCACAAACCTTAAATAGCTCCTTCTTGATGTTGCCTTTCAAGAAGTCCTTGACAAACTGGGTGTTTTCTGCCCGGTCATGTGCTTCCTTGGTCCCTTCCttcaggagctcagagaggtcGGCCATCCTgcagagcagcgattttcaaactttttaatctcatggcacacataaactaattaccatattttgctgtgtgaatgatgtgcacccatgttttgtgtgcattatatacatgggattattatacccatggtatgtaatcattatacccatgtatataatatacatccttatttttccctcataaatttgggcaaaaatagtgcacattatatacaacaaaatacgGTACTAAAATtgtgcagcacaccaaaaaaatatattttttactaatctaacaaaaaataggtacaattttgatttaCAAAAAGTGACAGTAGTAGTAATAACCTACACTCTTTGCTCcgaagtgacttttttttttaatcctcacccaaggttatgtttactgatttgaaagagatagacagacagacatcaatgtaagagagaagcagcaatcagttgcttcctgtacgcaccccaactggggattgaatccacaacctgggtatgtgccctgacagggccaaacccacaacctttttgatgtacaggatgacattccaaccaagccacctggccaaggcactctacagtgacttttttaaaaaatcagatgccgccctggctggcgtagctcagtggattgagcgcaggctgggaaccaaagtgtcccaggttcaattcccagccagggtacatgtctgggttgcaggtcataacccccagcaactgcacattgatgtttctctctctctatctctctcccttccctctccaaaaaataagtaaataaaatcttaaaaaaaaatcagatgcctatatttatatataaggatttctggtaccaagaattaaccaatcagacacaaccttattatgcaacatGACCAATAAAATGCAACTCAATTATATGATCTatgtatttatggttcaagacataGCAATCACATGGGACTGCTATTGTGTTGactgttaccattttttaatttgacaatctaagggaaaagaggtcagtgcccctgattagccaggtattacatgttttaaaagttcttgtagcacaccagttgaaaatcactgctgtacAGAAACCAGGTAcgtgtgtgcatatacatgtgtatgtatgcatgtgtaaattagtccctcccagccccagggtgTCTGGCTTGCTAACCTGTAACCTGGTAGGCAAGGGCTGCTGAGAAACTTGACTCCAGCCTAGATGCAAGGTCttgccaggaagcacagagcaggCAGATACAAGTCTGCTTCCAAGAGCTTGTGTGAAATGTGGGATGACAGTAACCTACTTCTTAATGGTGTCCCTGTCTCTCTTAACCATCCAAATGAACGATGCTTTGTTTTTGTGTCCAGCTGGTACCCAAAGAAACACACCTCTTATCCAAGCATGCATTTGCTGACTCCTCCAGGGAATAGCCAGCCTTTGGGAATGTGTCCCTAGAATGCACACCATTGTGAAAGACTGACTATGGATCTCCTGGCATAGGCTTGCTGCCTTCCTTCCACCTTGGACCCTCAGCCCCTCCGGGACTACCTGTGGCTGGGTCCAGGTGTAGGATGAGAATGAGGTAAATGCTGGCAAGGATAGAGCCAGGCAGGACCTACATGTGTGCTgcttaacaaaattacacaggatGGAGTTATGCTGACAGATGCCAGTACCAGACAAGACAGAGAACACGACCCTAAAGATGGTGGCACTGGGCAGGGGCTTCTGTGTACACATAATCCATCCACCAGAGTGAGAAAAACTTGGCCTTTCAAGGCCCAGCCTCCCTGGTTTCTTCAGGAGATTGGCTGATCCTGACAAATGTTCAatcatttccaaatataaaaagatCTTTGCCAATGACAGGGCTATAATGATAAGAATAATGaagaacagccctggccagtgtggcttggttggttggatcATCATCTTGTAACTgaggggttgtgggtttgattcccaatccctggtccaggtccagacatatacaggaggcaactgatggaagCTTCTCTCTTaaaacaatgtttctttccctgactctctctctatatagaagcaatgaaaaaatgtcctcctgtgaggatttaaaaaaaaaagaagaatgaagaacaGGCCCCATTAACTTGAGGCTTACAGGAACTGGCCTTAcccagtaaaaaaacaaaaacaaacaaacaaacaaaaaccaggaaacaCCTGGAGTTGGAGCTGCTCCCACATTCTGAAGGTCTAGAAGATACTGGAAAAGATCTAGATACCAACTTTGCTTCTAAttactatttctctttctcaaccCAGATGACAAAACGCTTgggttttcaaagaaaaaaggaCCAGAAACACCATCAAATTCTGTTACTCAGCACCACTAGCAGTGCCTGCCCTGTCTCCctggagacacacagggagaatacTGAACAGCCCAGGGTGCTGTCTGCTGTCACAGTCAAACATTTCAGGGGCCACAGCAGCATAGCTCCTGACT
This sequence is a window from Phyllostomus discolor isolate MPI-MPIP mPhyDis1 chromosome 3, mPhyDis1.pri.v3, whole genome shotgun sequence. Protein-coding genes within it:
- the CDIP1 gene encoding cell death-inducing p53-target protein 1 produces the protein MSHDPPPPYPGGPTAPLLEEKSGAPQTPGRTSPAVMQPPPGMSLPPADIGPPPYEPPGHPVPQPGFIPPHVNADGAYMPPGFYPPPGPLPPMGYYQPGPYPPGSYPGPGGHTATVLVPSGAATTVTVLQGEIFEGAPVQTVCPHCQQAITTKISYEIGLMNFVLGFFCCFMGCDLGCCLIPCLINDFKDVTHTCPSCKAYIYTYKRLC
- the HMOX2 gene encoding heme oxygenase 2, whose product is MSVELETSEGVEESEKKSSGAPERENHTRMADLSELLKEGTKEAHDRAENTQFVKDFLKGNIKKELFKLATTALYFTYSALEEEMDRNKDHPAFAPLYFPMELHRKEALTKDIKYFFGEDWQEQVQCSEATHKYVERIHYVGQNEPELLVAHAYTRYMGDLSGGQVLKKVAQRALKLPSTGEGTQFYLFENVDNAQQFKQFYRARMNALDLNLETKEKIVEEANKAFEYNMQIFNELDQAGSLLAKDTLADGLPVHNGKGDVRKCPYYAATQDGGALEGSSCPFRTALAVLSNPSLQLILATSVALVAGLLAWYYM